The DNA region TAAGGTATAAGAGGAAGAAGTACGGGATATGAGGAAACTCTTTCTGCCGGCTTTGGTTCTTGGAGTTCTCTTTGTAGCGCTCGTTTCCAACCTATACTTCCTTCATAAGGAGCTCCAAGACTTCTACTTTGCAGTAATTGCTGAGGAGACCCGTAGGGTAGAGTCCATAATTGAGGGAACAGTTGCGGGAGGTGGTGACCCCGTTGAAGCTGTTAGTTCCTACATGGAGAGCTCTCCTTTCTTAGTTGGAGCTACTTTCAGCTTAGGAGGAAGGGAGATAATCATTCCCGGTTCTGCTGTTGGCGAGAACTACTATAGAAAAACCGTTAAAGTAGAGCCTTTTACATTTAACCTTTACTTTGACTTTTCCTACTTAGAGGAGTTTAATAAGCACGTCTTCTACACATTCGTAGCCCTCCTATTTTTCAGTTTCTCCTTTACGGCAGTTACGGTGTGGCTCGTTAGAAAGTATTTTGAGGAGAAACTCCTCTATGAAAAGGAGAAGCAGGAGAAGGAAAGGCTTGAGAGTATCAATTTGGTGATTCACTCTCTCCTTCACGAGGTAAAGAACAGGCTCAATACTTTAAACCTTCTCCTCCACAGGATAGAGCGTAACTGTGAGAACCCTTACGTTGAAAAACTGAAAAAAGAGGTGGAGGGGCTCGGAAGGTACTTGGAAGAAACTGCCGACCTTAGAAGGCCTATAGTCTTAGAGAAAGAGAAAGTGGATATTCGGGAACTTGTTGAGGGAACCGTGGCAAAGTTTTCCCACCTCTTGGGCGTGAAGGAAATAGAGACGAAAGTAAACATTGAGAGGGCACTCTTAGAAGTTGACCCTGAAAAGCTTTCCTCTGTTTTTGTAGACCTTATAAAAAACGCTATTGAGGCCTTAGAGGGTAAGGAAAAGAGAAAACTGAAGATAGAGGGAAAGAGAGAGGGGAACTTCTACGTTGTCTCTATTATGGACAGTGGGGGGGAGCTCCCAGACACTGAAAAGATTTTCCTTCCCTACCGTTCAACTAAGAAGGGGGGATTTGGTTTAGGACTTTACAACGCCAAGCGAGTTGTTGAAGCCCACGGTGGGAAAATAGAGGCTTCTGTAGAAGGTGGCTGGACTGTCTTTAGGATAACTCTTCCTTTAGCTTGAGATTCGGAATTCTTTCCGAGAGATTCACTTAGGATTTCGGAAAAATTTCCGAAAGTCTGTTTACCAGTCCTTGTCTTTGCTACTCCAAAACTTGGCACTCCTCTTGCTTGTTTACTTAACAGGTCACCCGGAGAGGATATAATCCTTGAGAGGGAGGTAAGAAAATGGTTTCCAA from Phorcysia thermohydrogeniphila includes:
- a CDS encoding sensor histidine kinase, with the translated sequence MRKLFLPALVLGVLFVALVSNLYFLHKELQDFYFAVIAEETRRVESIIEGTVAGGGDPVEAVSSYMESSPFLVGATFSLGGREIIIPGSAVGENYYRKTVKVEPFTFNLYFDFSYLEEFNKHVFYTFVALLFFSFSFTAVTVWLVRKYFEEKLLYEKEKQEKERLESINLVIHSLLHEVKNRLNTLNLLLHRIERNCENPYVEKLKKEVEGLGRYLEETADLRRPIVLEKEKVDIRELVEGTVAKFSHLLGVKEIETKVNIERALLEVDPEKLSSVFVDLIKNAIEALEGKEKRKLKIEGKREGNFYVVSIMDSGGELPDTEKIFLPYRSTKKGGFGLGLYNAKRVVEAHGGKIEASVEGGWTVFRITLPLA